The Hymenobacter oligotrophus genome has a window encoding:
- a CDS encoding LytR/AlgR family response regulator transcription factor, producing the protein MHEKLTCYIIEDEHLAQEILEEYIRKVPFLELKGTFASPLEAAGPLQQDKPDLLFLDINMPDLDGLSFIPMLNPKPLIILTTAYDQYALKAYDLEVKDYLLKPFTFERFYKGVLRLYQEQGPAPRYTPEKPEERAEAKNEPEYIFLKVGHRIQKVATRDILFVEGMKDYLRIHTPAEKIMTLLSFAKLEELLPAQDFARVHRSFLVALDKIDHIEKNRIQIADQLIPISDTYAEAFYKMLKGLQ; encoded by the coding sequence ATGCACGAAAAGCTCACCTGCTACATCATTGAGGACGAGCACTTGGCCCAGGAAATCCTGGAGGAGTACATCCGGAAGGTGCCGTTTCTGGAGCTAAAAGGCACCTTCGCCAGCCCCTTGGAAGCCGCCGGGCCGTTGCAGCAAGACAAACCCGACCTGCTGTTCCTGGACATCAACATGCCGGACCTGGACGGGCTCAGTTTCATTCCGATGCTGAACCCCAAGCCCCTGATTATCCTCACCACCGCCTACGATCAGTACGCCCTGAAAGCTTACGATTTGGAGGTGAAGGATTACCTGCTGAAGCCGTTCACGTTCGAGCGGTTTTACAAAGGCGTGCTGCGCCTCTACCAGGAGCAAGGCCCTGCCCCTAGGTACACTCCGGAAAAGCCGGAGGAAAGAGCCGAGGCGAAAAATGAGCCGGAGTATATTTTTCTGAAGGTGGGCCACCGCATCCAGAAAGTAGCCACCCGCGACATTCTCTTCGTCGAAGGCATGAAAGACTACTTGCGGATTCATACCCCGGCCGAGAAAATCATGACGCTGCTCAGCTTCGCCAAGCTGGAAGAGCTGTTGCCCGCCCAGGATTTTGCCCGCGTGCACCGGTCCTTTCTGGTTGCTCTCGACAAAATCGACCACATCGAGAAAAACCGGATTCAGATTGCCGACCAGCTCATTCCCATCAGCGACACTTACGCCGAAGCTTTTTACAAGATGCTGAAGGGGCTGCAGTAG
- a CDS encoding sensor histidine kinase: MERVKNIFWLIHLSVWVLFGLLVALQLGGEGSPGWGSTAAGFMATCLYIFYGHFALLTRTAGQKRNRDYWLCLAGIALTGPLPFLLLYPKAYDTGHYSMMLITAVPIFVFLAWLARVTENLVLNTIQKELLEKQAVEAELYYLKSQINPHFLFNTLNNIHTLVYKQAPAAPEAVMHLASLMRYMIYESNAATVPLTRELDYLRDYVSLQQLRYKPSPVVELQVEGETESCYIAPLLFIHLLENAYKHSPARLEPGDLKVRVQVHDGTLHFSVQNPVGKKATNPLEEPGGIGLPNVRKRLALLYPDQHALTIQNTGETFTVQLAIHGLQSPAYARKAHLLHH; encoded by the coding sequence ATGGAGCGCGTCAAAAACATCTTCTGGCTGATTCACCTGTCCGTGTGGGTCTTGTTCGGCTTGCTCGTGGCCCTGCAGCTGGGCGGCGAAGGCAGCCCCGGCTGGGGCAGCACCGCCGCAGGGTTTATGGCGACGTGCTTGTACATTTTCTACGGCCATTTTGCTCTGCTAACGCGCACCGCCGGCCAGAAAAGAAACCGGGATTATTGGCTTTGCTTGGCGGGCATTGCCCTCACTGGGCCTTTGCCTTTTTTGCTGCTCTACCCCAAAGCGTACGATACGGGGCATTATTCCATGATGCTGATTACCGCCGTACCCATCTTTGTCTTCTTGGCGTGGTTGGCCCGGGTTACCGAAAACCTGGTGCTCAATACCATTCAAAAAGAGCTGCTGGAAAAGCAAGCCGTGGAGGCAGAGTTGTACTACCTCAAGTCGCAAATCAACCCGCACTTCTTGTTCAATACCCTCAACAACATTCACACGCTGGTGTACAAGCAAGCCCCCGCGGCCCCGGAGGCCGTTATGCACCTAGCGTCGCTGATGCGCTACATGATTTACGAGTCGAACGCGGCCACGGTGCCGCTGACGCGCGAACTGGATTATTTGCGGGATTACGTAAGCTTGCAGCAGCTGCGCTACAAACCCAGCCCGGTGGTGGAGCTGCAGGTGGAAGGGGAGACGGAATCGTGCTACATTGCTCCGTTGCTGTTCATTCACCTGCTCGAAAACGCCTACAAACACAGCCCCGCCCGGCTGGAGCCCGGCGACCTGAAGGTGCGGGTGCAGGTACACGACGGCACGCTGCACTTCAGCGTGCAAAACCCCGTCGGGAAGAAGGCAACCAACCCGCTGGAAGAACCCGGCGGCATCGGGCTGCCCAACGTCCGGAAACGGCTCGCGTTGTTGTACCCCGATCAGCACGCATTAACCATTCAGAACACCGGCGAGACCTTCACGGTCCAGCTCGCCATCCACGGCCTTCAGTCCCCGGCGTATGCACGAAAAGCTCACCTGCTACATCATTGA
- a CDS encoding ABC transporter ATP-binding protein — MEKHPSGLRIRNVSKKYANGVQALRNVSLDIPPGMYGLLGPNGAGKSTLMRTLATLQEPDAGSIYLGHIDVLNHKEAVRQTLGYLPQEFGVYPKASAQELLDYFAILKGVTDRAVRQATTEALLRQTNLWDKRKQKLGGFSGGMRQRFGVAVALLGNPRLLIVDEPTAGLDPVERVRFLNLLSELGENSVVILSTHIVADVAELCTHMAIINQGQILLEAQPLEAVAALRGRIWRTLTDKHALPALEQAHQVVSAKLLSGRTLVHVYSPDRPGPGFEAVEPDLEDVYFSSLAGCFVPVNQPLQAVSVAL; from the coding sequence ATGGAAAAGCACCCGAGTGGCCTGCGCATCCGCAACGTATCGAAAAAGTATGCGAATGGCGTGCAGGCGCTGCGTAATGTGTCGCTGGATATCCCGCCGGGCATGTACGGGCTGCTGGGCCCCAACGGCGCCGGCAAGTCAACGCTCATGCGTACGCTTGCCACCTTGCAGGAGCCCGATGCGGGCAGCATCTACCTAGGCCACATCGACGTGCTGAACCACAAGGAAGCGGTGCGCCAAACGCTGGGCTACCTGCCGCAGGAGTTCGGCGTGTACCCCAAGGCCAGCGCCCAGGAGCTGCTCGACTACTTCGCCATTCTGAAAGGCGTTACCGACCGGGCCGTGCGCCAAGCAACCACCGAGGCCTTGCTGCGGCAAACCAACCTGTGGGACAAGCGCAAGCAAAAGCTGGGCGGTTTTTCGGGCGGCATGCGCCAGCGCTTTGGCGTGGCGGTGGCCTTGCTGGGCAACCCTAGGTTGCTGATCGTCGACGAGCCGACGGCCGGCCTCGACCCAGTTGAGCGCGTGCGCTTCCTCAACCTGCTCAGCGAGTTGGGCGAAAACAGCGTGGTCATCCTCTCCACCCACATCGTGGCCGATGTAGCCGAGTTGTGCACGCACATGGCCATCATCAACCAAGGGCAAATACTGCTCGAAGCCCAACCGCTGGAGGCAGTAGCGGCCCTCCGCGGCCGCATTTGGCGCACGCTAACCGATAAACACGCGCTGCCCGCGCTGGAGCAGGCGCACCAAGTGGTATCGGCCAAGCTGCTGAGCGGCCGCACCCTGGTGCACGTGTACAGCCCGGATAGGCCCGGCCCCGGATTCGAGGCGGTAGAGCCGGACCTGGAGGACGTCTATTTCAGCTCCTTGGCGGGCTGCTTCGTGCCGGTTAATCAGCCACTTCAAGCCGTGAGCGTAGCGCTATGA
- a CDS encoding M1 family aminopeptidase, which yields MNFRTIFALEFRYQLRQVTTWLYFAAVLVIAFLIVVANYASDARDGYILLNAPIVMASVTAICSVKWLVIGASVAGDAAARDVQTRMHLLTYTAPPSKAAYLGGRFLAAFVLSGLILLAIPVGLLLGMHGAGMEAEILGPFRVAGYLTTFAFIALPNAFFATAIQFAAAALSRRALASYLVGAALFAAAYTVWPLLEKGSEWGNLADPMSFGPVLNHLNNDWSPLEKNTRLLLLEGSFLTNRLLWLGISLGLLAFTYVRFQLVLPEASQKSKPGQQPAPAAAAGEKFSWGTGKALPPARGIHGWATQLHQLRLMTWKSFLQLAKSKAGLPLLACLALLVGATVPGNLKGRGVPLLPRTDFVLDYLTAPLTDPNFFWISVGLLTVFYAGELVWRERETGLSEIAHAAPVPEWVLFLSRYLALALVLVVWLAFLLAAGVVAQAALGGAKAEIGLFGLGLFGLQLVDCLLFALLVLCVHVLVNQKFVGHLVALLAYACIAFAGTLGAEHKLLIFGASPSWTYTDIAGFGSTLAPWLWFKGYWAAWALLLAVVAVLFWVRGRQASIGFRLQLARRRFTGPLVPVAAAAASGILAIGGFIFYNTNVLNAYTNSATAAALRATYEQRFRRYHNAPQPVLTGVNLRVEIYPKQRSATVRGTYLLVNNSPVPIDSVHLGTGAGLETTAVDFGRPAKAVLVADELSHRIYALAQPLLPGDSLRLRFQVAHRPKGFTNNGTSAQVLANGTNFRNLEWLPVIGYLPYRELDEAGARKAHGLPARPATASLHDAAARHYAPFPEQIRFEAIVGTNEGQQVVAPGTLRRTWTQAGRRYFHYAAEAPIRNEYAFFSANFLVEQGTWRNPSAGPNREVAIQIYYPPGTPAGNPARMIRSAQASLDYYTQEFGPYPHRQLRFVAQPGYSFGNHASPINITAGEGFFLLNPEADERGFDLVTAVVAHEVAHQWWGNQLKQAYVEGAGLITESLAWYSAMGMLEDKYGPEHLGRLLSFLREENETPRTRAALPLLQATDFYHNYRKGPFALYALSQYMGRDRVNGALRQLLAHHPPGKRPHPTSLDLYRELAAATPDSLQPLLHDLFRVNTFWELATEKATAKQLSGGQWQLTLALQAHKLAVDSAGTETKLPMREWVEIGVFASAEAGKEAGKPLYRQKHLLKTGKQTIVLTVPARPAKASIDPRQLLVDWNPIDNSQTVKTAD from the coding sequence ATGAACTTCCGTACGATTTTCGCGCTGGAGTTCCGCTACCAGCTTCGCCAGGTTACCACTTGGCTCTACTTCGCGGCCGTCCTGGTTATTGCTTTTCTGATCGTCGTTGCCAATTACGCCTCCGATGCACGCGACGGGTATATTCTGCTGAATGCGCCCATCGTCATGGCGTCCGTCACGGCGATTTGCAGCGTGAAGTGGCTGGTGATAGGCGCCTCCGTGGCGGGCGACGCAGCCGCGCGCGATGTGCAGACGCGCATGCATTTGCTTACCTACACCGCCCCGCCCAGCAAAGCCGCTTACCTAGGCGGCCGGTTTCTGGCCGCCTTCGTCCTAAGCGGGCTCATTCTGCTTGCCATTCCGGTGGGGCTGCTGCTGGGCATGCACGGCGCCGGAATGGAAGCCGAGATTTTGGGGCCGTTTCGGGTGGCGGGCTATCTCACCACTTTCGCCTTTATTGCCTTGCCCAATGCCTTTTTCGCAACGGCCATTCAGTTTGCGGCGGCGGCGCTCAGCCGCCGGGCCCTGGCCAGTTACCTGGTGGGCGCGGCTTTGTTTGCGGCGGCCTACACCGTTTGGCCACTGCTAGAGAAGGGCAGCGAGTGGGGCAACCTAGCCGACCCCATGAGTTTCGGCCCGGTGCTAAACCACCTGAACAACGACTGGAGCCCGCTCGAGAAGAACACGCGCCTGCTGCTGCTGGAAGGCTCGTTTCTGACCAACCGCCTGCTGTGGTTGGGTATCTCGCTGGGTTTGTTGGCGTTTACCTACGTCCGGTTTCAGCTCGTGCTGCCCGAGGCCAGCCAGAAATCGAAACCCGGCCAACAGCCTGCACCAGCTGCCGCGGCCGGAGAGAAATTCAGCTGGGGCACGGGCAAAGCGCTGCCGCCGGCCAGGGGCATCCATGGTTGGGCTACGCAGCTGCACCAGTTGCGCCTGATGACCTGGAAATCCTTTTTGCAGCTGGCCAAAAGCAAGGCCGGCCTGCCGCTGCTCGCTTGCTTGGCCTTGCTGGTAGGCGCCACCGTACCCGGCAACCTCAAAGGCCGCGGCGTGCCCTTGCTGCCCCGCACCGATTTTGTGCTGGATTACCTAACCGCGCCGCTGACGGACCCCAACTTTTTCTGGATTAGCGTCGGGCTGCTCACCGTTTTCTACGCGGGCGAGTTGGTGTGGCGCGAGCGGGAAACCGGCCTAAGCGAAATTGCCCACGCAGCCCCGGTGCCCGAATGGGTGCTGTTTCTGAGCCGGTACCTGGCGCTGGCGTTGGTGCTGGTGGTGTGGTTGGCCTTCTTGCTCGCGGCCGGTGTGGTAGCGCAAGCCGCCCTAGGCGGCGCCAAGGCCGAAATCGGGTTGTTCGGGCTGGGGCTGTTTGGGTTGCAGCTGGTCGATTGCCTGCTGTTTGCTTTGCTGGTTTTGTGCGTGCACGTGCTGGTAAACCAAAAGTTTGTGGGGCACTTGGTGGCGCTGCTAGCCTACGCGTGCATCGCCTTTGCGGGCACGCTGGGTGCCGAGCACAAGCTGCTGATTTTTGGTGCCAGCCCAAGCTGGACGTATACCGACATAGCCGGCTTTGGGTCGACTCTGGCGCCCTGGCTTTGGTTTAAAGGCTATTGGGCAGCGTGGGCGCTGTTGCTGGCCGTGGTGGCGGTGCTGTTTTGGGTGCGCGGCCGCCAAGCCAGCATTGGTTTCCGGTTACAGTTGGCCCGGCGGCGCTTTACGGGCCCATTGGTTCCGGTGGCGGCGGCAGCCGCGAGCGGCATTCTGGCAATTGGCGGTTTTATTTTCTACAACACCAACGTCCTCAACGCCTACACCAACTCCGCCACCGCCGCTGCGCTGCGCGCCACCTACGAGCAGCGTTTCCGCCGCTACCACAACGCGCCCCAGCCCGTGCTAACCGGCGTAAACCTGCGGGTCGAGATTTACCCCAAGCAGCGCTCGGCAACGGTGCGGGGCACTTACCTGCTCGTGAACAACAGCCCGGTACCCATCGACTCGGTGCACCTCGGCACCGGCGCGGGCCTGGAAACCACGGCCGTCGATTTCGGCCGGCCAGCCAAAGCGGTGCTCGTGGCCGATGAGCTGAGCCACCGCATCTATGCGCTGGCGCAACCCTTGCTTCCAGGCGATTCGCTGCGCCTGCGCTTCCAGGTTGCCCACCGCCCCAAAGGCTTTACCAACAACGGGACCAGCGCGCAGGTGCTGGCAAACGGCACCAACTTCCGAAATCTGGAGTGGCTGCCCGTCATCGGATACCTGCCCTACCGCGAGCTAGACGAGGCCGGCGCCCGCAAAGCGCATGGCTTGCCCGCCAGGCCCGCCACGGCCTCGCTCCACGACGCGGCCGCCCGCCACTACGCTCCGTTTCCCGAGCAAATCCGCTTCGAAGCCATCGTGGGTACCAATGAGGGCCAGCAAGTGGTGGCGCCGGGCACCCTGCGCCGAACCTGGACCCAAGCCGGCCGCCGCTACTTCCACTACGCTGCGGAAGCGCCCATTCGCAACGAATACGCCTTTTTCTCGGCCAACTTCTTGGTCGAGCAAGGCACGTGGCGCAACCCATCGGCCGGCCCAAACCGAGAAGTGGCCATTCAGATTTACTACCCGCCGGGGACGCCGGCGGGCAACCCGGCGCGTATGATCCGGAGCGCCCAGGCCTCGCTCGATTACTATACCCAGGAGTTTGGCCCCTACCCGCACCGCCAGCTCCGCTTTGTGGCCCAGCCCGGCTACAGCTTCGGCAACCACGCGTCTCCCATCAACATCACGGCCGGCGAAGGTTTCTTCTTGCTGAACCCGGAGGCCGATGAGCGGGGCTTCGACCTAGTAACGGCCGTGGTGGCGCACGAGGTAGCGCACCAGTGGTGGGGCAACCAGCTCAAGCAAGCCTACGTGGAAGGCGCCGGCCTGATTACCGAAAGCCTGGCGTGGTACTCGGCCATGGGCATGCTGGAGGACAAGTACGGCCCCGAGCACTTAGGGCGGCTGTTGAGCTTTCTGCGCGAGGAAAACGAAACTCCGCGCACCCGCGCCGCCTTGCCGTTGCTGCAGGCCACTGATTTTTACCACAACTACCGCAAAGGCCCCTTCGCGCTTTACGCGCTGAGCCAATACATGGGCCGCGACCGGGTAAACGGAGCGCTTCGGCAGTTGCTGGCACACCACCCCCCGGGCAAGCGGCCCCACCCCACCTCGCTCGACCTTTACCGGGAGCTAGCAGCGGCCACGCCCGACTCGCTGCAACCGCTGCTGCACGACCTGTTCCGGGTGAACACGTTTTGGGAGTTGGCAACGGAAAAAGCCACCGCCAAACAGCTCAGCGGCGGCCAGTGGCAACTAACCCTCGCGCTGCAGGCCCACAAGCTAGCCGTGGATAGCGCCGGCACCGAAACCAAACTCCCAATGCGGGAATGGGTAGAAATTGGCGTCTTCGCCTCCGCCGAAGCAGGCAAAGAGGCAGGCAAGCCGCTCTACCGGCAAAAGCACCTGCTCAAAACCGGCAAGCAAACCATCGTGCTGACGGTACCCGCCCGGCCCGCCAAAGCAAGCATCGACCCGCGTCAATTGCTGGTTGACTGGAACCCAATCGATAACTCCCAGACGGTGAAGACCGCAGACTAA
- a CDS encoding LytS family sensor histidine kinase gives MPSCLRPSSCPEQPLAPLRLLPLVENCFKHAIGASGLNTIRIRLQQTDAGLTLRTDNNIPPDFRPAPSGLGLPNLRARLAQLYPDERHRLAVDATAAHYAATLQLVL, from the coding sequence ATGCCAAGCTGTTTGCGCCCGAGCAGTTGCCCCGAGCAGCCGCTGGCCCCGTTGCGGCTGCTGCCGCTCGTCGAGAACTGCTTTAAACACGCCATCGGCGCCAGCGGCCTGAACACCATTCGCATCCGCCTGCAGCAAACCGACGCGGGCCTGACCTTGCGCACCGACAACAACATCCCGCCGGATTTCCGCCCCGCGCCCTCGGGGCTGGGTTTGCCTAACTTACGGGCCCGGCTGGCGCAGCTGTACCCCGACGAGCGCCACCGCCTCGCCGTTGACGCCACGGCCGCCCATTACGCCGCCACTCTCCAGCTCGTGCTTTGA
- a CDS encoding LytR/AlgR family response regulator transcription factor, whose product MQSILYSLKRRRHRAGRYADLLLVEGYGNFVKCHLALGRVLLTAETMRHMESQLPAGQFVRTHKSYLVNLARVERLHGNVLLVGAREVPVGGTYRQEVLRQLHLR is encoded by the coding sequence TTGCAATCGATTTTGTATTCCTTAAAACGACGTCGGCACCGAGCGGGGCGCTATGCGGACCTGCTGTTGGTGGAGGGCTACGGCAACTTCGTCAAGTGCCACCTGGCCTTGGGCCGGGTGCTGCTGACAGCCGAAACAATGCGGCACATGGAAAGCCAACTTCCTGCCGGCCAGTTTGTGCGTACCCACAAATCGTACTTGGTCAACCTGGCCCGCGTCGAGCGGCTCCACGGCAATGTGTTGCTGGTGGGCGCTCGGGAAGTGCCGGTGGGCGGCACCTACCGGCAGGAAGTACTGCGCCAACTGCATTTAAGGTAA
- a CDS encoding rSAM-modified peptide, translated as MKKFDFEKMDNSMFESLDVAKMKRVKGGYTMNTFTVYSNGTSNSNDGTGCQDGVCND; from the coding sequence ATGAAAAAGTTCGATTTCGAAAAGATGGACAACTCCATGTTCGAAAGCCTTGACGTGGCTAAAATGAAGCGCGTTAAAGGGGGTTACACCATGAACACGTTCACCGTTTATAGCAACGGCACTTCCAATTCCAACGACGGCACCGGCTGCCAGGACGGGGTGTGCAACGACTAA
- the gwsG gene encoding grasp-with-spasm system ATP-grasp peptide maturase, which yields MILILTTDGDLSADVVIDWLHYYQQPFLRLNSIDLIRQNLRLQIRNGQAPALTLGKHEIALEDIRAVWFRKFGFFTHSEEYLQATGVVAPGALAHLVREFNVVLDGLLGILKPKRWLTNPQHVNVNKPYCLHVAVECGLRIPDSYVVNETGTLGAVAAEQPLISKSIKDGYLFNRPAGGAFTMFTTGVPEAELPLLAPRFLPSLVQERVTKDYELRVFYLLGKCYAMAIFSQRDQQTSLDFRQYNLERPNRNVPYQLPRPLEKKIHHLMKRMQLNCGSLDFIRGTDGHYYFLEINATGQFGMVDFPCNYGLHRKVAEALIKLDRPAHEKALPIPAARRA from the coding sequence ATGATTCTAATTCTCACCACTGACGGAGACCTGTCCGCCGACGTCGTTATCGACTGGCTGCATTATTACCAGCAGCCGTTTTTGCGGCTCAACTCCATTGACTTGATCCGGCAGAACCTGCGGCTGCAGATCCGCAACGGGCAGGCACCCGCGCTAACCCTGGGCAAGCACGAAATTGCCCTGGAAGACATCCGCGCGGTGTGGTTTCGCAAGTTTGGTTTCTTCACCCACTCGGAAGAGTACCTGCAAGCCACCGGCGTGGTGGCCCCGGGGGCTTTGGCCCACCTGGTGCGGGAGTTTAACGTGGTGCTGGACGGCTTGCTGGGCATTCTCAAGCCAAAGCGCTGGCTGACCAACCCGCAGCACGTGAACGTCAACAAGCCCTACTGCCTGCACGTGGCGGTCGAATGCGGCCTGCGCATTCCGGACTCCTACGTGGTAAACGAAACCGGCACGTTGGGCGCCGTGGCGGCCGAGCAGCCGCTTATTTCCAAATCCATCAAGGACGGCTACCTGTTCAACCGCCCCGCGGGCGGGGCATTTACCATGTTCACCACCGGGGTGCCCGAAGCCGAGCTTCCGCTGCTGGCCCCGCGCTTCCTGCCTTCGCTGGTTCAGGAGCGGGTCACGAAAGACTATGAGCTGCGGGTTTTCTACCTGCTGGGGAAATGCTACGCCATGGCAATTTTCTCGCAGCGGGACCAGCAGACCAGCCTGGACTTTCGGCAGTACAACCTGGAGCGGCCCAACCGCAATGTGCCCTACCAGCTGCCCCGCCCGCTGGAAAAAAAGATCCACCACCTGATGAAGCGCATGCAGCTGAACTGCGGTTCGCTGGATTTCATCCGCGGCACGGACGGCCACTACTACTTCCTGGAAATTAACGCCACCGGCCAGTTCGGCATGGTGGACTTCCCCTGCAACTACGGCCTGCACCGCAAGGTGGCCGAGGCCCTGATCAAGCTTGACCGCCCCGCCCATGAAAAAGCTTTACCAATACCTGCCGCCCGCCGAGCATAG
- the gwsS gene encoding grasp-with-spasm system SPASM domain peptide maturase: MKAYFKLFACCIPVKGARRSVICDLQRDRYQPIPTILYYILTRFHHLPVEQIKANFDHRHNADIDAYLAFLDEQELGFWTDEPQQFPALQLKNWHEAKAITNAVVDFAPQSTHSLTELVPQLSELGCDALELRFFYSLALPELTQRLEAVKGSTLRSVEVVVGYDPSLSSAALRELHQHNPRVRKLTIHSAGQATFAELDDFVIIYTPEQITSEKCCGSVSPWYFTANTHLFSEAQKFNSCLNRKIGVDQHGLLRNCPSMPTSFGHVDDTPLRAVLQQPDFTAVWAVNKDQVEVCRDCEFRYICQDCRAYTLDATSLSGKPAKCSYDPYAAVWGEATADASRPAARAGAPVSVAE; the protein is encoded by the coding sequence GTGAAAGCCTACTTCAAGCTCTTCGCCTGCTGCATTCCCGTGAAGGGGGCCCGCCGCAGCGTGATCTGCGACTTGCAGCGCGACCGCTACCAGCCGATCCCCACCATTCTGTATTACATCCTCACGCGGTTTCACCACCTGCCGGTGGAGCAGATCAAAGCCAACTTCGACCACCGCCACAACGCGGACATTGACGCCTACCTGGCTTTTCTTGACGAGCAGGAGCTAGGGTTTTGGACCGATGAGCCGCAGCAGTTTCCGGCCCTGCAGCTCAAGAATTGGCACGAGGCCAAGGCCATCACCAACGCCGTAGTAGACTTCGCGCCCCAGTCCACTCATTCGCTGACGGAACTGGTGCCGCAGCTTTCCGAGCTGGGGTGTGACGCGCTGGAGCTGCGGTTTTTTTATTCGCTGGCGCTGCCCGAGCTAACCCAGCGCCTGGAAGCGGTCAAGGGCAGCACGCTGCGCTCGGTGGAAGTGGTGGTGGGTTACGACCCGAGCCTGAGTTCGGCCGCGCTGCGCGAGCTGCACCAGCACAACCCGCGCGTGCGCAAGCTCACCATTCATTCGGCCGGGCAGGCTACGTTTGCCGAGCTGGACGACTTTGTCATCATTTACACCCCCGAGCAGATCACCTCCGAGAAGTGCTGCGGCAGCGTGTCGCCCTGGTACTTTACGGCCAATACGCACCTGTTCAGCGAAGCCCAGAAATTCAACAGCTGCCTGAACCGCAAAATCGGGGTGGACCAGCACGGGCTGCTGCGCAACTGCCCGAGCATGCCCACCTCGTTTGGGCACGTGGACGACACCCCGCTGCGCGCCGTGCTGCAGCAGCCGGACTTTACCGCGGTCTGGGCGGTGAACAAGGACCAGGTGGAAGTCTGCCGGGACTGCGAATTCCGCTACATCTGCCAGGACTGCCGGGCTTACACCCTGGACGCGACTTCGCTTTCGGGCAAGCCGGCCAAGTGCAGCTACGATCCCTACGCCGCCGTCTGGGGCGAAGCCACCGCGGACGCCTCCCGCCCGGCGGCCCGGGCCGGGGCGCCCGTATCCGTTGCCGAATAA